The window CCCGACGCACCGATGAACTCCGCGACGCGGTCGTGAGCGGTCTCGTAGGCCACCGACGCCTCCTGGCTCAACTGGTGGATGCCGCGGTGGACGTTCGCGTTGTACGAGTAGTAGTAGTCGCTCATCGCCTCGACGACCTGCCGCGGGGTCTGGCTCGTCGCCGCGTTGTCCAGATACACCAGTGGCTCGGTGTCGTCGTCGGTCTGTCCCGGTGTCTCCACGTCGCCGCCGACCAGTCGGTCGAGGATGGGGAAGTCCTCGCGGATGGCGGCCACGTCGATCGGGTACGATTCCTGCGCTTCCATTAGGCGCGCCTAAGAACTGGAAGGGTAACACGTCTTCGGTCCCGAGAAGCGGCGGTCGGCGCGATTCCGCCGTCTGTCGGGGGGTCCGCCGGGTCTACCGCATCCACAGCAGTTGCGCGTGGAGCGTCTCGCCGACCTCCAGCACACGGGTTTCGTCGACGATGCCGGCCTCGATGGCGACCCCGACCGACTCCTCGCCGACGAGGTTGGCGACCGTCGCCCGCGTCAGGCTCTCGACCACCGCCTCGGGATCGGCCTCCTCGGCCTCCTCGCCGCCGTAGAACTCCTCGGTGACGGTGATCGACACGTCGCCGTTCGCGTACGTCTCGCCGAGGCAGTCGGTGTCCGCGACCGACACCAGCAGGCCCTCGGGGGTCTCACGTTCACGCAGGAGCATCAGTTGCCGTACTCCTCGACGAGTCGCTGTTCGGCGTCCTCGCGCAGTTCGTCGGCCTGTTCCTGCACTTCCTCGGCTTCCTCGTACTCGCCGAGTTCCTCGAGTGCGCGAGCCTTCTCCTCTAACAGCCCGGCGTTTCGCATCCCGAGACGGAGCGCGTTGTCGAAGGCGTTCACGGCGTCCTCTGCGAGGCCGCGTTCGAGCAGGAAGAAGCCCCGGTTGTACCACGCCTGCGGGAAGCGGGGGTCGATCTCGACGGCGCGTTCGGCGTGTTCCAGTGCCTCCTCGCTCTCGCCGAACTCCCACAGCGCGTACGCGAGGTTCGTCTCGGCGCTGGCGGCGTGTTCGGAGTCGTCGTCGATCCGGAGTGCTTCGCGGTACGCGCCGATGGCCTCGTCGTACTCCTCCAGTTCGGCGTGCGCGACGCCCTTGTTCACCCACGCCTCCTGTTCGTCCAGGGAGTTGTCCTCGGCGAACCGGGCGGCGCGCTCGAAGGTGACGGTCGCGTCCTCGAACCGGTTGATCTGCATGTACGACAGGCCGACCTCCATCAGGTCCTCCGTGTCGACCTCGTCGCTCCCGACGTTGCGCTGGTCGAGCATGTCGGTGATGGCCCGCGAGTCGACCGGATCGACCTTCGTCGGGTCGACCTTCAGTTCGGGCGGATCGAGCGTAAAGTCCTCGTACTCCTCCGAGAACCCCTGTCCCTCGGAGAAACGGTGGTCACGGTCTCGGTCTCGGTCGCGCTCGTCGCTCATACTCCGGTCTTGACCGGGAGCGTGGTTAAGCCCTGCGTCCTCGGGACAGCGTGTCGCCGCACCCGTGTCGGCCGGTCGTCGGCGTCTCGGATCGCTTGCCCTCGACGACTCGCCTGCTCACGGCCACTCGCCGGAGCTTTACGGCACCGGCAGACGAACAGCGAGGTATGCGACTGTTCGTCAGTGTCGACCTGCCGGACGCGCTCGCCGACCCACTCGCCGACCTCCAGCAGGAGTTCGGCGACGCGCCGGGACTCCGATTCACCGACCCCGAGCAAGCGCACCTGACGCTGAAGTTCCTCGGCGAGGTCGACGAGAAGCGCGTGCCCGAGATCGAAGACGCCCTCGAGACGGCGGTCGATGCCGCCGGCGTCGACCCCTTCGACGCGACCGTCGGCGGTCTCGGGGTCTTCCCGAGCATGGAGTACATCAGTGTCGTCTGGGTCGGGATCAGAGAGGGAGCGGGCCGCGAGGAACTGACACGTCTCCACGAGGCAGTCGAGCGCGAGACGACCGCGCTGGGCTTCGATCCGGAGGATCACGACTTCACGCCGCACGTCACCCTCGCCCGGATGAACGACGCCCGGAGCAAGGTGCGCGTCCAGCAGGTCGTCCGGGAGCAGGACCCGACGCTCGGGACGATGCGCGTCTCACAGATTCGGCTAAAAGCGAGCGAACTCGACAGAGACGGGCCGACCTACTCGACCGTGAGTCGGATCGGGCTGTGACCTCGCACGCGAGTCGGCGCGAAGCCCGACCGAGGCGGTCACGAGTCGGCTCGGTGCGTGACGCCGGCGTGGCCGACCGCGGGTCGTCCGCGTCGTGGAGTCAGCGCGAGTGTCACGGCCAAAGGAACAAGATTTTATGCTGGCCGACGGAACTCACGAGCACCATGAGCAAGAAGACGAAGGCCAAGAAGAAGCGGCTGGCGAAGCTGGAGCGCCAGAACAGCCGCGTCCCGGCGTGGGTCATGCTGAAGACCGACATGGAAGTGAGCCGAAACCCCAAGCGTCGCCACTGGCGGCGTAGCGACACCGACGAATAATGAGCGCGAGCGACTTCGAGGAGCGTGTCGTCACCGTCCCGCTCCGCGACGCGAAGAACGAACCGTCTCAGGAGCGCGCAGACAAGGCGCTGAAGCTGATCCGCGCGCACCTCGCCAAGCACTTCAAGGTCGACGAGGACGCCGTCAGACTGGAACCGAGCCTCAACGAGGCCGTCTGGGCGCGCGGGCGCTCGAACCCGCCGAGCAAGATCCGCGTCCGCGCCGCACGCTTCGACGAGGACGGCGAGTCGGTCGTCGAAGCAGAGCCGGCCGAGTAACGTGCTCCGCGCCTCTTTCGCCGGATCGTCGTACGTCGGTGTCTTCGCCCGCGCGACCGACGACTGTCTGCTGGTCCGTCCCGACGCGGACGACGACCTCGTCGCCGACATGAGCGAGGAACTCGGCGTCGAGGCGCTCACGACGACGGTCGGTGGCTCGGGCACCGTCGGCGCACTGGCGACCGGCAACGAGAACGGCATTCTCCTCTCGGGTCGTGCGACCGACGCCGAACGCGACGCCATCGCCGATCTGACCGACCTCCCGGTCGCACGACTGCCGGGCAAGATCAACGCCGCCGGCAACGTCGTGCTGGCGAACGACTACGGCGCGTACGTCCACCCGGACCTCTCCCGGGAGGCCGTGCAGGTCGTGAAAGACACCCTCGACGTCCCGGTCGAGCGCGGCGAGTTGGCCGGCGTCCGCACCGTCGGGACGGCGGCGGTCGCCACCAACGAGGGCGTGCTCTGTCACCCCAAGTCGCGCGAACCGGAACTCGAACGGCTCGAGGAACTGCTGGACGTGTGGGCCGACATCGGGACGATCAACTACGGCGCGCCGCTGGTCGGGTCCGGGTTGGTCGCCAACAACGAGGGCTACGTCGTCGGCGAGGACACGACCGGGCCGGAACTCGGTCGGATCGAGGAGACGCTGGGCTACCTCGACTGAGCCGGCGTACAGCTCCTCCTGCGGCCGATCTCGGACTTCTCCCGGCACGTTCCCGAGTAGGAAGATACTTCCCGCTCGCTCGCCGATTCCCGTCCATGAGTCAGTTTACTGTGAGCGGTCGGTTCAAGACCCGACACGGGTGGCAGTCCTTCGAGCGCCAGCTCGACGCCCCGAACGAACAGGTCGCCGAGGAGTGGACGGTCTCCCGGTTCGGTGCCGAACACGGTCTCGACCGGATGCGCGTCGACATCTCGGAGGTGTCCGCCGCATGAGCCTCGGTGGTGGCGGCGGTGGCGGTCAGCAGCAACTCCAGCAGCTCTCCCAGGAACTGCAGGCGATCGACGAGGAGATCGAGGAACTCGAAGGCGAGATCGAGGATCTGGAGCAGGAGCAGGACGAGATCGACGAGGCCATCGAGGCCATCGAGACGCTCGAGTCCGGCTCGACCGTGCAGGTCCCGCTGGGCGGCGGCGCGTACCTCCGCGCCGAGGTGCAGGACATCGACGAAGTGATCGTCGGACTCGGTGGCGGCTACGCCGCAGAGCAGCCGCAGGACGACGCCATCGACGCACTGGAGAACAAACAGGATCTGCTCGACGACCAGATCGAGACGGTCGAAGGGCAGATCGACGAGTTGGAGGAGGAGAGCGACGAGATCGAACAGCAGGCCCAGCAGCTCCAACAGCAGATGCAGCAGCAGCAGATGCAGCAGATGCAGCAGATGCAAGAGCAGGGCGGCGACGAGTAAGGACCGATGTTCGACGGACTCAAGGAGAAACTCGGGAAGTTCCGCAAGGACGCCGAAGACGCCGCCGAGGAGAAACCCGCCGACGCCGACGCGGAGGCGGCGGCCGACTCCGAGGCCGACGTCGAACCGGAGGCGGATGCGACCGGCGGTGCAGACGACACGGCCGAGACGGCGACCGACGCGGACGCCGAGACCGGCGCGGACACCGAGGCAGGCACGGGTGCCGACGCAGAGCCAGCCCCGGACGAGGCCGAGACCGCGACCGCCGAGGCGGAGACGGCCGACACGGCCGCCGACTCCACAGAGTCCGACGAGCGCGACACGAGCGACGCGGGTGAAGAAGAGCGGGCACCGCTGGCGGACGCGCCCGGCTCGCAGGTGTTAGACGAGGCGAGCGAACGGAAGCAGTCCTCCGGCGGGTTCGCCCAGCGGGCGAAGGCGTTCGCCACCGGGCGGATCATCATCGAGGAGGAGGACCTCGAAGAGCCGCTGTGGGAGTTGGAGATGGCCCTGCTGGAGAGCGACGTGGAGATGAACGTCGCCGAGGCGATCCTGGAGACGATCCGGGAGAACCTCATCGGCGAGTCGCGCAAGCAGGTGCAGTCGACCGGCCAACTCGTCGAGGAGGCGCTCCACGAGGCGCTGTACGACGTGATCTCGGTCGGGCAGTTCGACTTCGACGGCCGCGTGGCCGAGGCGGACAAGCCGGTCGTCATCATCTTCACCGGCGTCAACGGCGTCGGGAAGACGACCAGCATCGCGAAGCTCTCCCGGTACTTCGAGCACCAGGGCCTCTCGACGGTGCTGGCGAACGGCGACACCTACCGCGCCGGTGCGAACGAGCAACTCCGGAAGCACGCCGAGAATCTGGACCGGAAAGTCATCGCCCACGAGCAGGGTGGCGACCCCGCCGCGGTCATCTACGACGCGGTGGAGTACGCCGAGGCGAACGACGTGGACGTGGTGCTCGGCGACACTGCCGGTCGCCTGCACACCTCGAACGATCTGATGGAGCAGTTGGCGAAGATCGACCGCGTCGTCGGCCCGGACATGACGCTGTTCGTGGACGAGGCCGTGGCGGGGCAGGACGCGGTCCAGCGCGCCAAGACGTTCAACGACGCCGCCGAGATCGACGGCGCGATCCTGACGAAGGCCGACGCCGACTCGCAGGGCGGGGCGGCCATCTCCATCGCGTACGTGACGGGGAAGCCGATCCTGTTCCTCGGCATCGGGCAGGGGTACGAGGACCTCCAGCGGTTCGATCCCGAGGAACTGGTCGACAGCCTGCTGGGCGTCGACGAGTAAGCCGGCGCTCGCGGCCCAGTCGATTCTGCGGTCTTCGTTCGTCGCGCCGACGAACAAAGCCTTTACCGCGTCGGATACGTAGCAGGAGCAAATGGTACTCGACAATCTCGGCAGTTCTCTCCGTGGGAGCCTCGACAAACTCCGAGGCAAGTCCCGGATCGACGAGGAGGACGTTCAGGAGATCGTCAGGGAGATCCAGCGATCCCTGCTGTCGGCCGACGTGGAAGTCGATCTCGTGATGGAGCTGTCGGACAACATCAAGAATCGGGCACTGGAGGAGGAACCGCCGGGCGGCACCAGCGCGCGGGATCACGTCCTGAAGATCGTCTACGAGGAGATGGTCGACCTCGTCGGGGAGTCGACCGACATCCCGCTGGAACCGCAGACCATCATGCTCGCCGGGTTGCAGGGCTCCGGGAAGACCACGACTGCGGCGAAGATGGCGTGGTGGTTCTCGAAGAAGGGCCTGCGTCCGGCGGTCATCCAGACCGACACCTTCCGGCCCGGTGCCTACGATCAGGCGAAGCAGATGTGCGAGAAGGCCGAGGTGGAGTTCTACGGCGACCCCGACGAGTCCGACCCCGTGAAGATCGCTCGTGAGGGGATGGAAGCGACCTCCGACGCCGAGGTTCACATCGTCGACACCGCCGGTCGCCACGCGCTGGAGGCGGACCTGATCGACGAGATCGAGGAGATCGAAGGTGCGGTGACGCCGGACCTCTCGCTGCTGGTGCTGGACGCCGCCATCGGGAAGGGCGCGAAGGCGCAGGCCCGCGAGTTCGAGGACTCCATCGGCATCGGCGGGGTCGTCATCACGAAACTCGACGGGACCGCGAAGGGTGGCGGTGCGCTGACGGCCGTGAAGGAGACGGGGTCGTCCATCTCATTCCTCGGCACGGGCGAGACGGTGCAGGACATCGAGCGGTTCGAGCCGAACGGCTTCATCTCCCGACTGCTCGGCATGGGCGACCTCCAGCAACTCGCAGAGCGCGTCGAGCGCGCGATGGAGGAGACGCAGGCCGA of the Salinirubrum litoreum genome contains:
- a CDS encoding DUF424 domain-containing protein: MLLRERETPEGLLVSVADTDCLGETYANGDVSITVTEEFYGGEEAEEADPEAVVESLTRATVANLVGEESVGVAIEAGIVDETRVLEVGETLHAQLLWMR
- a CDS encoding tetratricopeptide repeat protein; the protein is MSDERDRDRDRDHRFSEGQGFSEEYEDFTLDPPELKVDPTKVDPVDSRAITDMLDQRNVGSDEVDTEDLMEVGLSYMQINRFEDATVTFERAARFAEDNSLDEQEAWVNKGVAHAELEEYDEAIGAYREALRIDDDSEHAASAETNLAYALWEFGESEEALEHAERAVEIDPRFPQAWYNRGFFLLERGLAEDAVNAFDNALRLGMRNAGLLEEKARALEELGEYEEAEEVQEQADELREDAEQRLVEEYGN
- the thpR gene encoding RNA 2',3'-cyclic phosphodiesterase; the encoded protein is MRLFVSVDLPDALADPLADLQQEFGDAPGLRFTDPEQAHLTLKFLGEVDEKRVPEIEDALETAVDAAGVDPFDATVGGLGVFPSMEYISVVWVGIREGAGREELTRLHEAVERETTALGFDPEDHDFTPHVTLARMNDARSKVRVQQVVREQDPTLGTMRVSQIRLKASELDRDGPTYSTVSRIGL
- a CDS encoding 50S ribosomal protein L39e, giving the protein MSKKTKAKKKRLAKLERQNSRVPAWVMLKTDMEVSRNPKRRHWRRSDTDE
- a CDS encoding 50S ribosomal protein L31e; the encoded protein is MSASDFEERVVTVPLRDAKNEPSQERADKALKLIRAHLAKHFKVDEDAVRLEPSLNEAVWARGRSNPPSKIRVRAARFDEDGESVVEAEPAE
- a CDS encoding translation initiation factor IF-6, translating into MLRASFAGSSYVGVFARATDDCLLVRPDADDDLVADMSEELGVEALTTTVGGSGTVGALATGNENGILLSGRATDAERDAIADLTDLPVARLPGKINAAGNVVLANDYGAYVHPDLSREAVQVVKDTLDVPVERGELAGVRTVGTAAVATNEGVLCHPKSREPELERLEELLDVWADIGTINYGAPLVGSGLVANNEGYVVGEDTTGPELGRIEETLGYLD
- the rpl18a gene encoding 50S ribosomal protein L18Ae; the protein is MSQFTVSGRFKTRHGWQSFERQLDAPNEQVAEEWTVSRFGAEHGLDRMRVDISEVSAA
- the pfdA gene encoding prefoldin subunit alpha, coding for MSLGGGGGGGQQQLQQLSQELQAIDEEIEELEGEIEDLEQEQDEIDEAIEAIETLESGSTVQVPLGGGAYLRAEVQDIDEVIVGLGGGYAAEQPQDDAIDALENKQDLLDDQIETVEGQIDELEEESDEIEQQAQQLQQQMQQQQMQQMQQMQEQGGDE
- the ftsY gene encoding signal recognition particle-docking protein FtsY yields the protein MFDGLKEKLGKFRKDAEDAAEEKPADADAEAAADSEADVEPEADATGGADDTAETATDADAETGADTEAGTGADAEPAPDEAETATAEAETADTAADSTESDERDTSDAGEEERAPLADAPGSQVLDEASERKQSSGGFAQRAKAFATGRIIIEEEDLEEPLWELEMALLESDVEMNVAEAILETIRENLIGESRKQVQSTGQLVEEALHEALYDVISVGQFDFDGRVAEADKPVVIIFTGVNGVGKTTSIAKLSRYFEHQGLSTVLANGDTYRAGANEQLRKHAENLDRKVIAHEQGGDPAAVIYDAVEYAEANDVDVVLGDTAGRLHTSNDLMEQLAKIDRVVGPDMTLFVDEAVAGQDAVQRAKTFNDAAEIDGAILTKADADSQGGAAISIAYVTGKPILFLGIGQGYEDLQRFDPEELVDSLLGVDE
- a CDS encoding signal recognition particle protein Srp54, which gives rise to MVLDNLGSSLRGSLDKLRGKSRIDEEDVQEIVREIQRSLLSADVEVDLVMELSDNIKNRALEEEPPGGTSARDHVLKIVYEEMVDLVGESTDIPLEPQTIMLAGLQGSGKTTTAAKMAWWFSKKGLRPAVIQTDTFRPGAYDQAKQMCEKAEVEFYGDPDESDPVKIAREGMEATSDAEVHIVDTAGRHALEADLIDEIEEIEGAVTPDLSLLVLDAAIGKGAKAQAREFEDSIGIGGVVITKLDGTAKGGGALTAVKETGSSISFLGTGETVQDIERFEPNGFISRLLGMGDLQQLAERVERAMEETQAEDDDWDPEDIMKGSFTLKDMQKQMEAMNKMGPLDQVMDMIPGMGGGMMDQLPDDAMDVTQDRMRSFDVIMDSMTDEELENPRIVGAERVRRIARGSGQEEDVVRELLQQHKMMERTLKQFQGMGDGDMQRMMKKLQNQGGGGGMGGMGPFGD